A single region of the Microcella sp. genome encodes:
- the rpsK gene encoding 30S ribosomal protein S11, with protein MAAPKSAARKPRRKEKKSIAVGQAHIKSTFNNTIVSITDPSGAVISWASSGQVGFKGSRKSTPFAAQLAAESAARQAQEHGMKKVDVFVKGPGSGRETAIRSLQAAGLEVGSISDVTPQAHNGCRPPKRRRV; from the coding sequence ATGGCAGCACCGAAGTCGGCCGCGCGCAAGCCCCGCCGCAAAGAGAAGAAGAGCATCGCCGTCGGGCAGGCTCACATCAAGTCCACCTTCAACAACACGATCGTCTCGATCACCGACCCGAGCGGCGCAGTGATCAGCTGGGCCTCATCGGGTCAGGTCGGCTTCAAGGGCTCGCGCAAGTCGACGCCCTTCGCCGCGCAGCTCGCCGCCGAGTCGGCCGCGCGCCAGGCGCAAGAGCACGGCATGAAGAAGGTCGACGTCTTCGTCAAGGGGCCCGGTTCGGGTCGTGAGACGGCGATCCGTTCACTGCAGGCCGCTGGGCTCGAGGTGGGCTCGATCAGCGACGTGACGCCTCAGGCGCACAACGGCTGCCGCCCGCCCAAGCGTCGCCGGGTCTGA
- the coaA gene encoding type I pantothenate kinase, whose translation MAESSAPRDAMARDTSPFDEIDRRRWAALAPETPQPLSETELVQLRGLGDALDMREVAEVYVPLSRLLSLYAVGARSLHAATRSFLGETGSHTPFVIGVAGSVAVGKSTIARLLRELLSRWEDTPRVERVTTDGFLLPTAELARRGILHRKGFPESYDRRSLLRFVARVKSGVDEVRAPVYSHLTYDRVPGAEIIVRRPDILIVEGLNVLQPPGPGASLAVSDLFDFTIYVDARTSDIAQWYEERFLALQRGAFADPRSYFHRYAALTVDEARSKAREIWREINEPNLVENILPTRARASLVLRKARDHTVETVLLRKV comes from the coding sequence ATGGCCGAGTCGAGTGCACCGCGCGATGCGATGGCGCGCGACACGAGTCCGTTCGATGAAATCGATCGGCGGCGGTGGGCGGCGCTCGCACCCGAGACACCCCAACCGCTCAGCGAGACCGAGCTCGTGCAACTGCGCGGTCTCGGCGACGCGCTCGACATGCGCGAAGTGGCAGAGGTCTATGTGCCCCTTAGCCGACTGCTGAGCCTCTACGCCGTCGGAGCCCGCTCGCTGCACGCTGCCACACGCAGCTTTCTCGGCGAGACCGGCTCGCACACTCCGTTCGTGATCGGCGTCGCCGGGTCGGTGGCCGTCGGCAAGTCGACGATCGCGCGGCTCTTGCGCGAGTTGTTGTCGAGGTGGGAAGACACCCCTCGCGTCGAGCGCGTCACGACAGATGGTTTCTTGCTGCCGACTGCTGAACTCGCCCGCCGGGGTATTTTGCATCGCAAAGGTTTTCCGGAATCGTACGATCGTCGATCACTGCTGCGATTCGTCGCGCGGGTGAAATCTGGTGTCGACGAAGTGCGCGCACCTGTCTACAGCCACCTCACCTACGATCGGGTTCCCGGCGCTGAGATCATCGTTCGCCGCCCCGACATTCTCATCGTCGAAGGGCTCAACGTGTTGCAGCCGCCAGGGCCAGGTGCCTCGCTCGCGGTGAGCGACCTGTTCGACTTCACGATCTATGTCGACGCCCGCACGAGCGATATCGCGCAGTGGTACGAAGAGCGGTTTCTCGCGCTGCAGCGCGGTGCCTTCGCCGACCCGCGCAGCTACTTTCATCGCTACGCAGCCCTCACCGTCGACGAGGCTCGCTCGAAGGCTCGCGAGATCTGGCGCGAGATCAACGAGCCGAACCTCGTCGAGAACATTCTGCCGACCCGTGCGAGAGCGTCGCTCGTGCTGCGCAAGGCGCGCGATCACACCGTCGAGACAGTGCTGCTGAGGAAGGTCTGA
- a CDS encoding methyltransferase domain-containing protein: protein MSREYTHGHHESVLATHRWRTIANSAHYLEPHLAAGRTLLDVGSGPGTITVEFAERLAPASVVGVDAAPAAVAAATAFAAEASPNTDVRFLEADAFALPFDDGSFDIVHTHQTLQHVTDPVAMLREMARVTAADGVLAAREVDYAATTWFPKLDGLALWLDLYRRVHRATSGEPDAARHLRAWAFEANLVEPRFSASVWLFTEPADREWWGGAWARRALESDFARHALDGGHASRDELQTISDAWAQWAEHDHGWLTMTHGELLASPGPR from the coding sequence ATGAGCAGGGAGTACACGCACGGGCACCACGAGAGCGTGCTCGCGACACATCGGTGGCGCACGATCGCGAACTCGGCGCACTACCTCGAACCGCACCTCGCCGCAGGTCGCACCCTGCTCGATGTCGGCAGCGGGCCCGGCACCATCACGGTCGAATTCGCCGAACGACTCGCTCCAGCCTCGGTCGTCGGCGTCGACGCAGCCCCCGCTGCCGTCGCGGCCGCCACCGCCTTCGCTGCCGAGGCGTCACCCAACACTGACGTCAGGTTTCTCGAAGCCGACGCCTTCGCACTGCCCTTCGACGATGGCTCATTCGACATCGTGCACACGCACCAGACCCTGCAGCACGTCACCGACCCAGTGGCAATGCTGCGCGAGATGGCGCGCGTCACCGCCGCCGACGGAGTGCTCGCCGCACGCGAAGTCGATTACGCGGCCACGACATGGTTTCCGAAGCTCGACGGGCTTGCACTGTGGCTCGACCTCTATCGCCGCGTGCACCGGGCGACGAGCGGCGAGCCAGACGCCGCCCGCCACCTGCGGGCCTGGGCGTTCGAAGCGAACCTCGTCGAACCGCGCTTCAGCGCCAGCGTGTGGCTCTTCACCGAACCAGCCGATCGCGAGTGGTGGGGCGGCGCGTGGGCCCGGCGGGCCCTCGAGTCTGACTTCGCCCGGCACGCTCTCGACGGCGGCCACGCGAGCCGAGACGAATTGCAGACCATCAGCGACGCGTGGGCGCAGTGGGCAGAGCATGACCACGGCTGGCTCACCATGACGCACGGAGAACTACTCGCGAGCCCAGGCCCGCGCTAA
- the rplQ gene encoding 50S ribosomal protein L17: MPQPTKGPRLGGGPAHERLLLANLATALFTHKRITTTETKAKRLRPLAERLITFAKRGDLHARRRVMTVIRDKSAVHELFTEIAPLMAEREGGYTRITKVGYRKGDNAPMAVIELVLEPVNPKPKSAKKSAAAAPAPVDEPADVTTDDEPVVDEAVADETATDDSAADEAATDEAATDEAAADDVEPEAESK; encoded by the coding sequence ATGCCCCAGCCCACGAAGGGTCCCCGCCTCGGAGGCGGCCCCGCCCACGAACGCCTGCTGCTCGCCAACCTGGCGACGGCGCTGTTCACCCACAAGCGCATCACGACCACTGAGACGAAGGCGAAGCGGCTTCGTCCGCTGGCCGAGCGCCTCATCACGTTCGCGAAGCGCGGCGACCTGCACGCTCGCCGTCGCGTCATGACGGTCATTCGCGACAAGAGTGCCGTGCACGAGCTCTTCACCGAGATCGCGCCGCTCATGGCTGAGCGCGAGGGCGGCTACACGCGCATCACGAAGGTCGGGTACCGCAAGGGCGATAACGCTCCGATGGCCGTCATCGAGCTCGTGCTCGAGCCGGTGAACCCGAAGCCGAAGAGTGCGAAGAAGTCTGCGGCTGCCGCACCGGCACCCGTCGATGAGCCGGCAGACGTCACGACCGACGACGAGCCGGTGGTCGACGAGGCCGTCGCTGACGAGACCGCCACCGACGACTCCGCAGCTGACGAGGCCGCGACCGACGAGGCCGCGACCGACGAAGCAGCTGCCGATGACGTCGAGCCCGAGGCAGAGTCGAAGTAG
- the glmM gene encoding phosphoglucosamine mutase, with protein sequence MGRLFGTDGVRGLANGDLTADLALGLSQAAALVLTSGRHAEELRAAGKRPTAVVARDPRVSGQFLTAAVSAGLASSGIDVLDAGVIPTPAAAFLVSDIGADFGVMISASHNPAPDNGIKFFSFGGTKLPDAVEDRIEQALSGDKLAPTGAGVGRIRRFADAEDRYVLHLLATLDVSLAGLHVVIDCAHGAAAGISPRVFADAGARVTVIGSDPDGLNINDGVGSTHLEPLQAAVVELGADLGIAHDGDADRCLAVDAQGAVIDGDQIMAILALSLKAKGALIDDTLVATVMSNLGLKRAMQQHGVHMIETKVGDRYVLEALAEHGLSLGGEQSGHIIFSEHATTGDGILTGLQLAAEMARTGRSIADLAAVMTVFPQVLINVRGVDRSALEGHEVVAAAVADEESALGESGRVLLRASGTEPMVRVMVEAADHHTAQAVAERLATVVREQLAT encoded by the coding sequence ATGGGTCGACTTTTCGGCACCGACGGAGTTCGAGGGCTGGCCAACGGTGACCTCACCGCTGACCTCGCCCTCGGGCTTTCGCAGGCAGCCGCGCTCGTGCTTACCTCTGGTCGGCACGCCGAAGAGCTGCGTGCTGCCGGCAAGAGGCCGACGGCCGTGGTCGCTCGCGACCCGCGGGTCTCTGGGCAATTCTTGACCGCTGCTGTGTCGGCGGGGCTCGCGAGTTCGGGCATCGATGTGCTTGATGCCGGAGTGATTCCGACCCCGGCCGCCGCCTTCTTGGTGAGCGATATCGGGGCCGACTTCGGCGTCATGATCTCGGCCTCGCATAACCCGGCGCCCGACAACGGCATCAAGTTTTTTTCGTTCGGCGGTACCAAGCTTCCCGATGCCGTCGAAGACCGCATCGAGCAGGCGCTCTCGGGCGACAAGCTGGCCCCCACGGGTGCCGGGGTTGGCCGTATTCGACGATTCGCCGACGCCGAAGACCGCTATGTGCTGCACTTGCTGGCGACGCTCGACGTCTCGCTCGCAGGCCTGCACGTCGTCATCGACTGCGCACACGGTGCGGCTGCGGGCATCTCGCCCCGAGTCTTCGCCGACGCCGGGGCGCGCGTGACCGTAATCGGCAGCGACCCCGACGGGCTCAACATCAATGACGGGGTCGGGTCGACCCACCTCGAGCCGCTGCAGGCGGCGGTCGTCGAACTGGGCGCCGATCTCGGTATCGCTCACGACGGTGATGCAGATCGCTGCTTGGCGGTGGATGCTCAGGGCGCGGTCATCGACGGCGATCAGATCATGGCGATTCTTGCCTTGTCGTTGAAGGCGAAGGGTGCGTTGATCGATGACACCCTCGTCGCCACGGTCATGAGCAATCTCGGGCTCAAGAGAGCCATGCAACAGCACGGCGTGCACATGATCGAGACCAAGGTGGGTGACCGCTATGTGCTTGAAGCGCTTGCCGAGCACGGTCTGAGCCTCGGTGGCGAGCAGTCGGGCCACATCATCTTCAGCGAGCACGCGACGACGGGCGACGGCATTCTCACTGGCCTGCAGCTCGCGGCCGAGATGGCACGCACGGGGCGGTCGATCGCTGACTTGGCGGCGGTCATGACGGTGTTTCCGCAAGTGCTCATCAACGTGCGCGGTGTCGACCGCAGCGCGCTCGAGGGCCACGAGGTGGTCGCCGCTGCGGTCGCCGACGAAGAGAGCGCCCTCGGCGAGAGCGGGCGCGTGCTTCTGCGGGCGAGCGGCACCGAGCCGATGGTGCGCGTCATGGTCGAGGCCGCCGACCACCACACTGCTCAGGCCGTCGCCGAGCGCCTCGCCACAGTCGTGCGCGAACAGCTCGCCACCTAG
- the rpsI gene encoding 30S ribosomal protein S9: MADVTNSDDTNTLDEAAPESYTTESAAPVATAAPRAILSVGGQAVGRRKQAIARVRITPGAGTYSVNGRTLEQYFPNKLHQQLINDPFTVLQLGGAYDVIARITGGGPSGQAGALRLAIARALNEIDRENNRATLKKAGFLTRDARVIERKKAGLKKARKAPQYSKR, encoded by the coding sequence GTGGCAGACGTTACGAACTCTGACGACACCAACACTCTCGACGAGGCGGCTCCCGAGTCGTACACCACCGAGTCGGCTGCGCCCGTCGCAACCGCCGCGCCCCGCGCCATCTTGTCGGTGGGCGGTCAGGCTGTTGGTCGACGCAAGCAGGCCATCGCCCGCGTGCGCATCACCCCCGGCGCCGGCACCTACTCGGTGAACGGGCGCACGCTCGAGCAGTACTTTCCGAACAAGCTGCACCAGCAGCTCATCAACGACCCGTTCACGGTGCTGCAGCTCGGCGGCGCATACGACGTGATCGCGCGCATCACCGGTGGCGGCCCCTCGGGCCAGGCCGGCGCTCTGCGGCTCGCGATCGCTCGCGCCCTCAATGAGATTGACCGCGAGAACAACCGCGCCACGCTCAAGAAGGCGGGCTTCCTCACGCGCGACGCCCGCGTCATCGAGCGCAAGAAGGCCGGTCTCAAGAAGGCTCGCAAGGCTCCTCAGTACTCGAAGCGCTAG
- a CDS encoding DNA-directed RNA polymerase subunit alpha, whose product MLIAQRPTLTEESVSEFRSRFIIEPLEPGFGYTLGNSLRRTLLSSIPGAAVTSIRIDGVLHEFSTITGVKEDVTEIILNIKNLVVSSEHDEPITAYLRKQGAGEVTAADISAPAGVEIHNPELVIATLNDSAKFELELTIERGRGYVSATQNRSEFSEAGQVPIDSIYSPVLKVTYRVEATRAGERTDFDRLVVDVESKPAITPRDAIASAGRTLVELFGLARELNTQAEGIEIGPAPVDAVLSTELSMPIEDLDLSVRSYNCLKREGINTVSELVALSETQLMNIRNFGQKSVDEVKDKLVEMGLSLKDAVPGFDGAHFYGGYDDEES is encoded by the coding sequence GTGCTCATCGCACAACGTCCCACTCTGACCGAGGAGAGCGTCTCCGAGTTCCGGTCACGCTTCATCATCGAACCCCTCGAGCCCGGGTTCGGGTACACCCTCGGAAACTCGCTGCGCCGCACGCTGCTCTCATCGATTCCGGGTGCCGCAGTGACGAGCATCCGCATCGACGGCGTGCTGCACGAGTTCAGCACCATCACCGGTGTGAAAGAAGACGTCACCGAGATCATCTTGAACATCAAGAACCTCGTCGTCTCGAGCGAGCACGACGAGCCGATAACCGCATACTTGCGCAAGCAGGGCGCCGGCGAGGTCACGGCCGCTGACATCTCGGCCCCGGCCGGTGTCGAGATCCACAACCCCGAGCTCGTCATCGCGACCCTGAACGACAGCGCCAAGTTCGAACTCGAGCTGACCATCGAGCGCGGCCGCGGCTACGTGAGCGCGACGCAGAACCGCAGCGAGTTCAGCGAGGCCGGGCAGGTTCCGATCGACTCGATCTACTCGCCCGTGCTGAAGGTCACCTACCGTGTCGAGGCCACTCGTGCCGGTGAGCGCACCGACTTCGACCGCCTCGTCGTCGACGTCGAGTCGAAGCCGGCGATCACCCCGCGCGACGCGATCGCATCTGCGGGTCGCACGCTCGTCGAGCTGTTCGGTCTCGCTCGCGAGCTCAACACTCAGGCCGAGGGCATCGAGATCGGCCCCGCGCCGGTCGACGCGGTGCTGTCGACCGAGCTCTCGATGCCGATCGAAGACCTCGATCTCTCGGTGCGCAGCTACAACTGCCTCAAGCGCGAAGGCATCAACACGGTGAGCGAGCTCGTTGCGCTCTCAGAGACGCAGTTGATGAACATCCGCAACTTCGGCCAGAAGTCGGTTGATGAGGTCAAAGACAAGCTCGTCGAGATGGGCCTCTCGCTCAAGGACGCGGTTCCGGGCTTCGACGGTGCTCACTTCTACGGCGGCTACGACGACGAAGAGAGCTAA
- the rplM gene encoding 50S ribosomal protein L13 → MTRTFSPTPADVQRNWVVIDANDVVLGRLASHAAALLRGKHKPTFAQHMDMGDFVIVINAEKVALTGSKLTQKKAYRHSGYPGGLTATTYSELLEKNPVRAVEKAIRGMLPKNSLGRAQIKKLKVYAGAEHPHAAQQPTTYTLDQVAQ, encoded by the coding sequence GTGACGCGCACTTTCAGCCCCACTCCCGCTGACGTTCAGCGCAACTGGGTCGTCATCGATGCCAACGATGTCGTCCTGGGCCGCCTCGCCAGCCACGCCGCCGCCCTGCTGCGCGGCAAGCACAAGCCCACCTTCGCCCAGCACATGGACATGGGCGACTTCGTCATCGTGATCAACGCCGAGAAGGTGGCGCTCACCGGTTCGAAGCTGACGCAGAAGAAGGCGTACCGCCACTCGGGCTACCCGGGCGGATTGACCGCGACGACCTACTCTGAGCTGCTCGAGAAGAACCCGGTGCGCGCGGTCGAGAAGGCCATTCGCGGCATGCTGCCGAAGAACTCGCTGGGCCGTGCCCAGATCAAGAAGCTCAAGGTCTACGCGGGCGCTGAGCACCCGCACGCTGCGCAGCAGCCGACGACCTACACCCTCGACCAGGTCGCCCAGTAG
- a CDS encoding tRNA pseudouridine(38-40) synthase TruA gives MRLRLDVAYDGGAFSGWGRQPALRTVQAELEDALATLVRAPDPSVRLVVAGRTDAGVHATGQVAHCDLTAEQWSSLAASRRAGTVEQSITRRLNGIVGQRGGDVVVSRVTRAPQGFDARFSAVWRRYEYRIADAVAGHDPRHRGYTLWHAAELDHEAMDAASRSLTGLHDFAAFCRPREGATTIRTLLDYEWNRDPHGVLVATVRADAFCHSMVRALVGAAIAVGRGRLDTAALHTVLAGARRENLFSVVAARGLTLVEVGYPPDDELDARAQLTRARREPLGRSSDPSD, from the coding sequence GTGCGGCTGCGGCTCGACGTCGCGTACGACGGGGGTGCCTTCTCGGGGTGGGGCCGCCAACCGGCGCTTCGCACCGTGCAGGCCGAGCTCGAAGACGCCCTCGCCACGCTCGTGCGCGCGCCAGACCCGAGCGTTCGTCTCGTGGTTGCGGGTCGCACTGACGCCGGTGTGCATGCCACTGGGCAGGTCGCGCACTGCGACCTCACGGCAGAGCAGTGGAGCTCGCTCGCGGCGTCGCGGCGTGCGGGCACCGTCGAGCAGTCGATCACTCGTCGACTCAACGGCATCGTCGGGCAGCGGGGCGGCGACGTGGTGGTGTCGCGCGTCACGAGAGCACCCCAGGGCTTCGACGCTCGCTTCTCTGCCGTCTGGCGCAGGTATGAATACCGCATCGCCGACGCGGTGGCCGGCCATGACCCTCGGCATCGCGGATACACGCTGTGGCACGCCGCCGAGCTCGATCATGAGGCGATGGATGCCGCGAGCCGCAGCCTGACTGGCCTGCATGACTTTGCAGCCTTCTGCCGACCACGCGAGGGGGCGACGACCATTCGCACGCTGCTCGACTACGAGTGGAACCGTGACCCCCACGGCGTGCTCGTCGCGACCGTGCGGGCCGATGCGTTTTGCCACTCGATGGTGCGAGCGCTCGTCGGGGCGGCGATCGCGGTCGGCCGCGGTCGACTCGACACTGCTGCCCTGCACACCGTGCTGGCGGGAGCGCGGCGCGAGAATCTGTTCTCGGTCGTCGCCGCTCGAGGGCTCACACTGGTTGAGGTGGGGTACCCGCCTGACGACGAGCTCGACGCTCGTGCCCAGCTCACCCGCGCTCGGCGCGAGCCGCTCGGCCGCTCGTCAGACCCCTCAGATTGA
- the rpsM gene encoding 30S ribosomal protein S13, which yields MARLAGVDIPRDKRVEVALTYIYGVGRTRSLQTLAATGIDRNVRVKDLTDDQLVSLRDHIEGTFKVEGDLRREVAADIRRKVEIGSYEGIRHRRGLPVRGQRTKTNARTRKGPKRTVAGKKKAR from the coding sequence ATGGCCCGTCTTGCCGGAGTCGACATTCCGCGCGATAAGCGCGTCGAAGTCGCCTTGACCTACATCTACGGCGTTGGCCGTACCCGCTCGCTGCAGACGCTTGCCGCGACCGGAATCGACCGCAATGTGCGCGTCAAAGACCTCACCGACGATCAACTCGTCTCGCTGCGTGACCACATCGAGGGCACGTTCAAGGTCGAGGGTGATCTGCGCCGTGAGGTCGCAGCCGATATCCGCCGCAAGGTCGAGATCGGCTCGTACGAGGGAATCCGTCACCGTCGTGGCCTTCCCGTGCGCGGCCAGCGCACCAAGACCAACGCGCGCACCCGCAAGGGCCCCAAGCGCACCGTCGCCGGCAAGAAGAAGGCGCGCTAG
- a CDS encoding GNAT family N-acetyltransferase: protein MNHEPSPVRDRVVAPAQLDLPSGPDGIHWRPLADDDAVLITDLSERMSRRDHPSWSESLEELQEELEHSWVDAARDGVVAFDDSGLLLAFGLVVEPPEPQSIVRVFLFGGVDPEHRGRGIGRRLLEWQKGRALQKLAENDHRLPAWVLSYAADLAPEHGALLRRSGFDAARWFTTLECDLAAPAVHSPVPEGVVVEPFTAERSDAARLAKNAAFADHWGSQPSTREQWESMQKLPTFRSELSRLAVDGDEVVGFVTTEVNEDDWPRLGASSGYIGLVGTVRRWRGRGLAAALLSDVLEAYRAVGLERAVLDVDTDNPTGALGVYTRLGFAATARDVAYRIEV, encoded by the coding sequence GTGAACCACGAACCATCTCCCGTGCGCGACCGAGTCGTCGCCCCCGCGCAACTCGACCTGCCTTCCGGGCCTGACGGCATCCACTGGCGCCCTCTCGCCGACGACGATGCTGTGCTCATCACCGATCTGTCTGAGCGCATGAGCCGCCGCGATCATCCGAGTTGGAGCGAGTCGCTCGAAGAGCTGCAAGAAGAGCTCGAGCACTCGTGGGTCGACGCCGCGCGCGACGGGGTCGTGGCCTTCGACGACTCCGGCCTGCTGCTCGCGTTCGGCCTCGTGGTCGAGCCTCCTGAACCACAGTCGATCGTGCGGGTCTTCTTGTTCGGGGGTGTCGACCCCGAGCATCGCGGCCGCGGCATCGGTCGACGGCTGCTCGAGTGGCAGAAGGGTCGCGCGCTGCAGAAGCTCGCAGAGAACGACCACCGGCTGCCCGCGTGGGTGCTGAGCTACGCGGCAGACCTCGCGCCCGAGCACGGTGCACTGCTGCGACGCAGCGGATTCGACGCCGCGCGATGGTTCACGACGCTCGAGTGCGACCTCGCGGCACCGGCCGTGCACAGCCCCGTGCCCGAGGGCGTGGTCGTCGAGCCGTTCACGGCCGAGCGCAGCGATGCTGCCCGGCTCGCGAAGAACGCGGCGTTCGCCGACCACTGGGGCAGCCAGCCTTCGACGCGCGAGCAGTGGGAGTCGATGCAGAAGCTGCCCACCTTCAGGTCAGAGCTGAGCCGGCTCGCGGTCGACGGCGACGAAGTGGTCGGGTTCGTCACGACCGAGGTGAACGAAGACGACTGGCCCCGGCTCGGAGCCAGCTCTGGCTATATCGGGCTCGTCGGCACCGTGCGCCGGTGGCGGGGCCGTGGTCTCGCGGCAGCCCTGCTGAGCGATGTTCTCGAGGCCTATCGTGCGGTCGGCCTCGAGCGTGCGGTGCTCGACGTCGACACCGACAACCCGACGGGTGCGCTGGGCGTCTACACGAGGCTCGGCTTCGCCGCGACCGCTCGCGACGTCGCCTACCGCATCGAGGTCTGA
- a CDS encoding acyltransferase family protein has translation MSAVTISPAPGARLPGLDGLRALAITLVLAYHLFPGLAPGGFIGVDVFLVVSGYLITALLIAEKRSTGSVRLRRFWARRARRLLPALVVVIGVSATVAAIIGGDVLVGIQWQLAGALTFSSNWWSIANGASYLDQTSPELFRHLWSLAVEEQFYLIWPLVTIALLALPVRRLRITLPLTLALASAVAMGIVAGDPAVDPAAASTAYFSTLTHGFGLLLGAGLALAREPLATAAGRVRPAAWAADLAAALAALGLVALAIVLSIDSALTYRGGLVAAVLLTGVLIVSAAHPTGKAAGVLDAPLPRWLGERSYGLYLWHWPVIIVLGAALPAIDRWSAEAWALGGIALVISIALAALSWRFVEQPVRERTLVPALRGGAGWSRTRRVTVAGLAGALVVTMVAGTAAAVVRAPERSQAAEYIVLGAQHLAIPPAVPLKRPRTPPEIEPPPPAGAGITAIGDSVMLASAPYLAEQLPGIEVHAAVSRQMREAPTILTALIDDDRLGDVVVIGLGTNGPIAASTLHQIRRTIGAERRLVLVSVQAPRGWIAGVNETLRDFDDRFRYVVIADWHGTITPQLGLLARDQVHPGAAGGRVYAQLISEAVDALRALPPPDPPPPGPGAPTLQ, from the coding sequence ATGTCTGCCGTCACCATCAGCCCGGCGCCCGGCGCGCGCCTGCCGGGCCTCGACGGGCTTCGCGCACTCGCCATCACGCTCGTGCTGGCGTATCACCTTTTTCCGGGTCTTGCGCCGGGCGGATTCATCGGTGTCGACGTGTTTCTCGTGGTCAGCGGCTATCTCATCACCGCGCTGCTCATCGCCGAGAAGCGGTCGACGGGCAGCGTGCGACTGAGGCGATTCTGGGCACGACGTGCACGGCGACTACTGCCCGCTCTCGTCGTCGTCATCGGAGTGTCGGCGACCGTCGCCGCCATCATCGGCGGTGACGTGCTCGTCGGCATTCAGTGGCAGTTGGCCGGAGCCCTCACCTTCAGCAGCAACTGGTGGTCGATCGCCAATGGAGCCAGCTACCTCGACCAGACCAGCCCCGAACTGTTTCGGCACCTGTGGTCGCTCGCGGTTGAAGAGCAGTTCTACCTGATCTGGCCCCTCGTCACGATCGCGCTGCTCGCCCTGCCGGTGCGCAGGTTGCGCATCACGCTGCCGCTCACTCTCGCGCTCGCCTCGGCCGTCGCCATGGGCATCGTCGCCGGCGACCCCGCGGTCGACCCGGCGGCCGCGTCGACGGCGTACTTCTCGACGCTCACCCACGGGTTCGGTCTGCTGCTCGGCGCCGGGCTCGCACTCGCTCGCGAGCCGCTGGCGACGGCGGCCGGTCGCGTGCGCCCCGCGGCGTGGGCGGCCGACCTCGCCGCCGCGCTCGCCGCGCTCGGGCTCGTCGCCCTCGCGATCGTGCTGTCGATCGACTCGGCCCTCACCTACCGCGGCGGGCTCGTCGCGGCCGTGCTGCTCACCGGGGTGCTCATCGTCAGCGCCGCGCACCCCACCGGAAAGGCAGCGGGGGTGCTCGACGCTCCCCTGCCGCGCTGGCTCGGCGAACGGTCGTACGGGCTCTATCTGTGGCACTGGCCGGTCATCATCGTGCTCGGTGCCGCCCTGCCCGCCATCGACCGCTGGAGCGCCGAGGCGTGGGCGCTCGGCGGCATCGCCCTGGTGATCTCGATCGCCCTCGCCGCGCTCAGCTGGCGCTTCGTCGAGCAGCCCGTGCGCGAGCGCACCCTCGTGCCCGCCTTGCGCGGAGGGGCCGGGTGGTCACGCACTCGCCGCGTCACCGTGGCTGGGCTCGCCGGCGCTCTCGTGGTCACGATGGTGGCGGGCACGGCAGCGGCCGTCGTGCGGGCACCCGAGCGCTCTCAGGCGGCCGAGTACATCGTGCTCGGTGCCCAGCACCTCGCGATTCCACCCGCGGTGCCGTTGAAGCGACCGCGCACGCCGCCCGAGATCGAACCGCCTCCGCCGGCGGGCGCCGGCATCACCGCGATCGGCGACTCTGTCATGCTCGCCTCGGCCCCGTACCTGGCCGAGCAGCTGCCCGGCATCGAGGTGCACGCGGCCGTCAGCCGGCAGATGCGCGAGGCGCCCACCATTCTCACCGCGCTCATCGACGACGATCGCCTCGGAGACGTGGTGGTCATCGGCCTCGGCACCAATGGGCCGATAGCGGCGAGCACCCTGCACCAGATCCGGCGCACCATCGGCGCCGAGCGTCGACTCGTGCTCGTCAGCGTGCAGGCCCCCCGCGGCTGGATTGCCGGAGTCAACGAGACGCTGCGCGACTTCGACGATCGGTTCAGATATGTCGTCATCGCCGACTGGCACGGCACGATCACGCCGCAGCTCGGGCTGCTGGCCCGCGACCAGGTGCATCCGGGTGCTGCGGGCGGGCGCGTCTACGCCCAACTGATCTCAGAGGCGGTGGATGCTCTGCGCGCGCTCCCCCCGCCCGACCCGCCGCCACCCGGGCCGGGAGCCCCGACGCTGCAGTGA